One region of Ardenticatena maritima genomic DNA includes:
- a CDS encoding glycoside hydrolase family 13 protein, producing MTTAKTPEWVKHAIFYQIFPDRFARSARLPKPAHIEPWDTPPTEHGYKGGDLLGIVEHLDYLCDLGITALYLCPIFASTSNHRYNTHDYLQVDPLLGGNEAFRTFLDEAHRAGIRIVIDGVFNHTARSFQPFADILENGEASPYRDWYRILEWPPNAYDTSRPPGYWAWWNLHHMPTLNHDNPEVQAYIYQVARYWIEQGADGWRLDVPFEIKTPGFWQGFRRVVKAANPEAYIVGEIWAEAQEWLQGDQFDAVMNYLYATWVIRYVIGEHVNHDAVFDRRPPVDEPITAREYAERIDELLALYPWEIQCAQMNLLDSHDTARLLTVANGDVRRVKLAALLQFTFPGAPCIYYGSEIGMEGGRPDREARATFPWDRPHLWNHELRDFYKRLIAMRKGHIALRTGSYHRLYADDDVYAFARCQGDETALVVVNRADGTRRITLNVGALCGKEHVALTRIYGGSGVDTLDNGHLEVVVPPCDGIVWYTA from the coding sequence ATGACAACTGCTAAAACACCCGAATGGGTCAAGCACGCGATCTTCTACCAGATTTTCCCCGACCGCTTCGCGCGGAGTGCGCGTCTGCCCAAGCCGGCGCACATTGAGCCATGGGACACACCCCCGACCGAGCATGGCTACAAAGGCGGTGATTTGTTGGGCATTGTCGAGCATCTTGATTATCTGTGTGATTTGGGGATTACCGCTCTTTATCTCTGCCCTATTTTTGCTTCCACCAGCAACCACCGCTACAACACGCATGACTACTTGCAGGTAGACCCCCTGCTGGGCGGCAACGAGGCTTTCCGCACCTTTCTGGATGAAGCCCACCGTGCGGGGATTCGCATTGTGATTGATGGCGTCTTCAACCACACGGCGCGCAGTTTCCAGCCTTTTGCCGACATTCTCGAAAATGGTGAAGCCTCGCCCTATCGTGATTGGTATCGTATTTTGGAGTGGCCGCCCAACGCCTACGACACCAGCCGTCCCCCCGGCTACTGGGCGTGGTGGAACCTGCACCACATGCCCACGCTCAACCACGACAATCCCGAAGTGCAAGCCTACATTTACCAGGTGGCGCGCTACTGGATTGAGCAGGGGGCTGACGGCTGGCGGCTGGATGTGCCGTTTGAAATCAAGACGCCCGGTTTTTGGCAAGGGTTTCGGCGGGTGGTGAAAGCCGCCAATCCAGAAGCCTATATCGTCGGTGAAATTTGGGCTGAAGCGCAAGAGTGGTTGCAAGGCGACCAATTCGACGCGGTGATGAACTACCTCTATGCCACGTGGGTAATTCGCTATGTGATTGGCGAGCACGTCAACCACGACGCCGTTTTCGACCGCCGTCCGCCTGTGGATGAGCCGATCACGGCGCGAGAGTATGCCGAGCGCATTGACGAGTTGCTGGCGCTCTATCCGTGGGAAATTCAATGCGCACAAATGAATTTGCTCGACAGTCACGATACCGCCCGTTTATTGACGGTTGCCAATGGCGATGTGCGCCGTGTCAAACTGGCGGCGCTGTTGCAATTTACGTTTCCGGGGGCGCCCTGCATCTACTACGGCAGCGAAATCGGCATGGAAGGCGGCCGTCCCGACCGTGAAGCACGCGCCACGTTTCCATGGGACCGCCCGCATCTCTGGAACCACGAGTTGCGGGACTTCTACAAGCGCCTGATTGCCATGCGCAAGGGGCACATAGCACTGCGCACGGGTTCGTATCATCGTCTCTATGCCGACGACGATGTCTATGCCTTTGCACGGTGTCAGGGTGATGAGACGGCGCTGGTGGTGGTCAACCGTGCTGATGGCACACGGCGCATCACGCTGAATGTGGGGGCGTTGTGCGGCAAAGAGCATGTGGCGTTGACGCGCATCTACGGCGGGAGTGGGGTGGATACGTTGGACAATGGGCACCTGGAAGTGGTTGTGCCGCCGTGTGATGGGATTGTCTGGTACACCGCGTAA
- a CDS encoding ArsR/SmtB family transcription factor: MMTPIACDLDEATAVALADLFKALADPTRVRLIACLLEGEMCVHELTDAVGPSQSAVSHQLRLLRAMRLVNTRREGRHVYYSLADDHVATLLQVGLEHVQESTT, translated from the coding sequence ATGATGACGCCAATTGCTTGCGACCTCGATGAGGCGACCGCCGTTGCCCTTGCCGACCTGTTTAAAGCCCTGGCCGACCCGACGCGCGTGCGGTTGATTGCATGTTTGTTGGAAGGCGAAATGTGCGTCCATGAACTCACCGATGCCGTCGGACCAAGCCAGAGCGCTGTTTCGCACCAACTGCGGCTTTTGCGCGCCATGCGCCTGGTCAACACCCGCCGCGAGGGACGCCACGTCTATTACAGCCTTGCCGACGACCATGTGGCGACGTTGTTGCAGGTGGGGCTGGAACACGTCCAGGAAAGCACAACCTGA
- a CDS encoding heavy metal translocating P-type ATPase, with protein MVEKVKLPSRDILPNNATCTHCVNTLADALRDEQGVLNVHQDGVHTICVHYDTDVTTADTITRTARLRGADVQSRYRQVRLAVDGLDCGSCAQTLEESLRRLPGVVQARASVATGDVFIEWDTAYVDEDEITAVLHDLGHIVREPTSEEETPTTPPAWCLHAPLLFGVGAFVGGLLLSWRHTTPWESVAFALAMLAAGAPIARRGVQAFRRSRRLTIDALMTIAAIGAALLGEWGEGAAVVVLFAIGEWLEHFAMERARHSVRSLMELVPDTAHRLLPDGTTETVPARALRVGDTILVRPGERIPADGVVVAGQSAVNQAPVTGESMPVFKTVGDPVFSGTVNGEGVIEVRITRPADQSTIARIVALVQDAQSRKAESERMVDRFAARYTPAVVVGAIVLAIVLLLVGLPPREAMLRALVLLVISCPCALVISTPVSVLSAISGAARHGVLIKGGRALEALGRVRVVAIDKTGTLTRGEPRVTNIIPLEGDRETLLRLAAAVEARSEHPLARAVVAAAEEEGLAVPPAQAVRTLTGRGITGVVNGRTVRIGTRDLFEHIPDIAVDHLHRLENEAKTTMLVAQDERILGIIAVADTIRAEAKEAVAALHRLGIERVVLLTGDNETTARAVAAQVGIDDVRAGLLPEEKSAAVEALHAQYGAVAMVGDGINDAPALATADVGIAMGAAGTHQAIETADVALMSDDLRKIAYALRLGRAARRTIAANILFSVGIKLLFMALAIPGWTTLWLAVLADDGASLLVTANGLRLRRVRG; from the coding sequence ATGGTCGAAAAGGTTAAACTCCCGTCTCGCGATATTCTTCCCAACAATGCAACCTGCACGCATTGTGTCAACACACTGGCTGACGCCCTGCGTGACGAGCAGGGCGTCCTGAACGTCCATCAAGATGGCGTGCACACGATTTGCGTGCACTACGATACAGACGTCACCACCGCCGACACCATTACGCGCACGGCACGCCTGCGTGGTGCAGACGTGCAAAGCCGCTATCGGCAGGTGCGTTTGGCGGTTGACGGGCTGGATTGCGGCAGTTGCGCCCAGACGCTTGAAGAAAGTTTGCGCCGCCTGCCGGGGGTTGTCCAGGCGCGTGCGTCCGTAGCAACCGGCGACGTTTTCATCGAATGGGATACCGCCTACGTCGACGAGGACGAGATTACCGCCGTGCTGCACGATTTGGGGCATATTGTGCGCGAACCCACTTCAGAAGAGGAGACGCCCACAACTCCGCCAGCCTGGTGTCTTCATGCGCCGCTTCTCTTCGGGGTGGGCGCTTTTGTGGGGGGGCTTTTGCTCTCGTGGAGACATACGACGCCTTGGGAGAGTGTGGCGTTTGCGCTCGCCATGCTTGCGGCAGGAGCGCCAATTGCCCGTCGGGGCGTTCAGGCGTTTCGCCGTAGTCGGCGGTTGACGATTGACGCCCTGATGACCATTGCGGCCATTGGCGCCGCTCTTCTGGGTGAATGGGGCGAAGGCGCCGCCGTGGTGGTGCTGTTTGCCATTGGTGAATGGCTGGAACACTTCGCCATGGAACGCGCGCGCCACTCTGTGCGCAGTTTGATGGAACTTGTCCCCGATACCGCCCATCGCCTTCTTCCCGATGGAACAACCGAAACGGTGCCGGCGCGCGCCTTGCGTGTGGGGGATACGATTCTTGTTCGCCCTGGTGAGCGCATTCCCGCCGATGGCGTTGTCGTCGCGGGGCAATCCGCCGTCAATCAGGCGCCTGTGACGGGCGAAAGTATGCCTGTTTTCAAAACCGTGGGCGACCCCGTGTTTTCTGGGACAGTCAATGGCGAAGGTGTCATCGAGGTGCGCATTACCCGCCCCGCCGACCAGAGCACGATTGCGCGCATTGTGGCGCTCGTGCAGGACGCCCAAAGCCGCAAAGCCGAAAGCGAGCGCATGGTAGACCGCTTTGCTGCACGCTACACCCCCGCCGTGGTCGTCGGCGCAATTGTGCTCGCCATTGTGTTGCTGCTTGTTGGGCTTCCCCCGCGCGAAGCAATGTTGCGGGCGCTTGTGCTCCTGGTGATTTCATGCCCCTGTGCGCTTGTCATCAGTACGCCCGTGAGTGTGCTCAGCGCCATCAGCGGTGCGGCGCGGCATGGCGTGCTCATCAAGGGGGGGCGCGCGCTGGAAGCGTTGGGGCGCGTGCGCGTCGTTGCCATTGACAAAACGGGAACGCTGACGCGCGGCGAACCGCGCGTGACCAATATCATTCCCCTGGAAGGCGACCGCGAAACGCTCTTGCGGCTTGCCGCCGCTGTGGAAGCCCGTAGCGAGCACCCCTTGGCGCGTGCTGTTGTCGCGGCTGCTGAGGAGGAAGGGCTTGCCGTCCCGCCAGCGCAAGCGGTACGCACGTTGACAGGACGCGGCATCACCGGTGTTGTGAACGGGCGCACCGTGCGCATTGGCACGCGCGATCTCTTTGAGCACATTCCCGATATTGCTGTTGACCATCTCCATCGGCTTGAAAACGAAGCCAAAACCACCATGCTCGTCGCGCAAGATGAGCGCATCCTCGGCATCATCGCCGTCGCCGATACCATTCGCGCTGAAGCCAAAGAAGCCGTCGCCGCCCTGCATCGCCTTGGTATCGAGCGGGTGGTGCTCCTGACAGGCGACAACGAGACCACCGCCCGCGCTGTCGCCGCGCAAGTGGGCATCGATGACGTGCGCGCCGGGTTGTTGCCTGAGGAGAAATCCGCGGCTGTGGAAGCCCTGCACGCCCAGTACGGCGCGGTCGCCATGGTGGGCGACGGCATCAACGACGCGCCGGCGCTCGCCACCGCCGATGTGGGGATTGCCATGGGCGCCGCTGGTACACATCAAGCCATCGAAACCGCCGATGTGGCGCTGATGAGCGACGACTTGCGCAAAATCGCCTATGCCCTGCGGCTGGGGCGGGCGGCACGGCGCACCATTGCCGCCAACATTCTGTTCAGCGTGGGCATCAAACTGCTCTTCATGGCGCTTGCCATCCCCGGCTGGACCACGCTCTGGCTGGCGGTGCTCGCCGATGACGGCGCCAGTTTGCTGGTCACCGCCAACGGGTTGCGCTTGCGCCGTGTGCGCGGCTGA
- the hisC gene encoding histidinol-phosphate transaminase, with protein sequence MKRFIKPDILAMQAYTLKPYTYRHKMNQNENPFGYPEDLKAIVLERVAQADWARYPSFTLDTLREALAAHNGVRREMVLVGNGSNELIYVTLAATLRTGDHVVIPVPTFSVYGLLARVFGAHVHEIPMPPETNFALPVDAVIETAQRHQARVVVLCTPNNPTGTAYAPADVERVAAESGALVLIDEAYREFADQDFTPLLERYDNVVLLRTFSKAMAMGGLRVGYAITNEALARELHKAQLPYALNLFSETAALVAIEHFESHFRPLIERLKAERERLIPALNALPGLHAYPSAANFVLARFDRPAREIFEALLNRAGILIRDVSGYPLLAGHLRISLGTPEENDLLVQTLAEILGAA encoded by the coding sequence ATGAAGCGTTTTATCAAACCCGACATCCTGGCAATGCAGGCGTACACCCTCAAACCCTACACGTACCGCCACAAAATGAACCAGAACGAAAACCCGTTCGGCTATCCCGAAGACCTCAAAGCCATTGTGCTGGAACGGGTGGCGCAAGCCGATTGGGCGCGCTATCCCTCGTTCACGCTTGATACGCTGCGCGAGGCGCTTGCCGCCCACAACGGCGTTCGCCGTGAGATGGTGTTGGTGGGCAATGGCTCGAATGAGTTGATTTACGTGACGTTGGCGGCGACACTCCGCACCGGCGACCACGTTGTGATTCCCGTGCCGACGTTCAGCGTGTATGGCTTGCTGGCGCGTGTTTTCGGCGCACACGTGCATGAAATCCCCATGCCGCCCGAAACCAACTTTGCCCTGCCTGTGGACGCCGTCATCGAGACGGCGCAACGCCACCAGGCGCGGGTAGTCGTGCTCTGCACACCGAATAACCCCACCGGCACCGCCTATGCCCCCGCTGATGTTGAGCGTGTGGCGGCGGAAAGCGGCGCACTGGTGCTGATTGACGAGGCCTACCGCGAATTTGCCGACCAGGACTTCACCCCACTGCTGGAACGCTACGACAATGTCGTGCTCTTGCGCACATTCAGCAAAGCGATGGCCATGGGGGGGCTGCGCGTGGGGTACGCCATCACCAACGAAGCCCTGGCGCGTGAATTGCACAAGGCGCAATTGCCCTACGCGCTCAACCTGTTCAGTGAAACCGCCGCCCTGGTGGCGATTGAGCATTTTGAAAGCCACTTCCGCCCCCTCATCGAGCGGCTGAAAGCCGAGCGGGAACGACTGATTCCCGCGCTGAATGCGCTCCCCGGTCTCCATGCCTATCCCAGCGCCGCCAATTTTGTGCTGGCGCGCTTTGACCGCCCCGCGCGCGAGATTTTTGAGGCACTTCTCAATCGTGCCGGCATCCTCATCCGCGATGTCAGCGGCTACCCACTTTTGGCGGGACACCTGCGTATCAGCCTGGGAACGCCTGAAGAAAACGACTTGTTGGTGCAAACGCTGGCGGAGATATTGGGTGCTGCGTGA
- a CDS encoding class I SAM-dependent methyltransferase: MGLFEQLGPLYDWFLAPVEAWRLRAWRRQLVGDVHGRVLDVGVGTGLNLPHYPPNTDVVALDLTWEMLRYAPARRRARQWLVQGDVQALPFPDAAFDAVVGALVFCSVPDAQQGLHEVRRVLKPGGRLRLLEHVRGTHPLARTFTDMFEPLWFGMNGSCHLNRDTPRLVQEAGFEIVRQERFAGSLVVLLEARPR; this comes from the coding sequence ATGGGGCTGTTTGAGCAATTGGGACCGCTCTACGATTGGTTTTTGGCGCCTGTGGAAGCGTGGCGCTTGCGCGCCTGGCGTCGCCAGTTGGTGGGTGATGTGCACGGGCGTGTGCTTGATGTGGGGGTGGGGACGGGGCTCAACCTGCCCCACTACCCGCCCAACACCGATGTTGTGGCGCTTGACCTCACGTGGGAGATGTTGCGCTATGCGCCCGCGCGTCGTCGCGCGCGGCAATGGTTGGTGCAGGGTGATGTGCAGGCGCTCCCCTTCCCTGACGCCGCCTTTGATGCGGTTGTGGGGGCGCTTGTTTTCTGCTCCGTCCCCGATGCACAACAAGGCTTGCATGAAGTCCGCCGCGTGCTGAAACCCGGCGGGCGTTTGCGCTTGCTCGAACATGTGCGCGGCACGCATCCGCTGGCACGCACGTTCACAGACATGTTTGAACCGTTGTGGTTCGGCATGAATGGGAGTTGCCACCTCAACCGCGACACGCCCAGACTCGTGCAAGAAGCGGGCTTCGAGATTGTGCGGCAAGAGAGATTCGCGGGTTCGTTGGTGGTGCTGCTGGAAGCCCGCCCACGTTGA
- the trxA gene encoding thioredoxin — translation MAIFDAPIHANDMTYDRAVYQAKVPVVAVFWRRECPPCEQLDPVLNRLAREYAGKLLVVKLNVEDAPQAAQREQVRHLPTLLLVKDGRVVQRGEGAPTESALREWAAYLVGERSATPTQTLSGASVPLHATAQRTPPPPPRQPRPEPRAAHADGKPVVLTDATFADFISSGVALVDFWAEWCGPCHMIAPAIESLAREYAGRVKVGKLNVDENPRTPMQFQIRGIPTLIIFRNGQPVDRIVGVQSLPALRQRLDAVLAGVR, via the coding sequence ATGGCGATTTTCGATGCACCCATTCACGCCAACGATATGACCTATGACCGTGCCGTCTATCAAGCGAAAGTGCCTGTGGTCGCCGTTTTCTGGCGGCGCGAATGCCCGCCGTGTGAGCAACTGGACCCTGTGTTGAACCGGCTGGCGCGCGAGTACGCCGGCAAACTGCTCGTGGTGAAACTGAATGTGGAAGATGCGCCCCAAGCCGCGCAGCGCGAACAGGTGCGTCATCTGCCGACGTTGCTGCTGGTGAAGGATGGGCGTGTTGTTCAGCGGGGCGAAGGCGCGCCCACTGAAAGCGCATTGCGCGAATGGGCAGCCTATCTCGTGGGCGAACGCTCGGCAACGCCGACACAAACGCTGAGCGGGGCTAGCGTGCCCCTGCACGCGACCGCCCAACGCACGCCGCCGCCGCCACCGCGTCAGCCGCGTCCTGAGCCACGTGCGGCGCATGCGGACGGCAAACCCGTCGTCCTGACCGATGCCACGTTCGCTGATTTCATCTCATCGGGCGTGGCGCTGGTGGACTTCTGGGCGGAGTGGTGCGGTCCGTGCCACATGATTGCGCCCGCTATCGAGTCGCTGGCGCGCGAGTATGCGGGGCGCGTCAAGGTGGGGAAACTCAACGTGGACGAAAATCCGCGCACGCCCATGCAGTTCCAAATTCGCGGGATTCCGACGCTCATCATTTTCCGCAATGGGCAACCGGTTGACCGCATTGTGGGCGTGCAATCGTTGCCGGCGCTCCGCCAACGGTTGGACGCCGTGCTGGCAGGAGTGCGCTAA
- a CDS encoding TlpA family protein disulfide reductase, translated as MQNLLHRTTLLVGLVVVSLLGLACTSQTNTPRDPVLAQNGGGHPLVGTTVPATTVYTLDGEAVTLDTLGAGEPRLINFWATWCPPCKKEMPEFQALHEEGYTIIGVDVEEGPAVVEQFLQTFEPTITYPIYISKDASTEKAYRLLGLPTSWLVDADGVIQMVWTGQVTKEMIEAHWSLVQ; from the coding sequence ATGCAGAACCTGTTGCATCGCACCACGCTCTTGGTCGGGTTGGTTGTTGTCAGTCTCCTGGGGTTGGCGTGCACAAGCCAAACCAACACCCCGCGCGACCCCGTCCTGGCTCAAAACGGCGGCGGGCACCCGCTTGTGGGCACGACCGTCCCCGCCACCACGGTCTACACACTCGATGGCGAAGCCGTCACGCTCGACACGCTGGGCGCAGGCGAACCGCGGCTCATCAACTTCTGGGCGACGTGGTGTCCACCGTGCAAAAAAGAAATGCCGGAGTTTCAGGCGCTCCACGAAGAAGGCTACACCATTATTGGTGTTGATGTGGAAGAAGGACCCGCCGTAGTCGAGCAATTTTTGCAAACATTTGAACCGACGATTACCTACCCGATTTACATCAGCAAAGACGCCAGCACCGAAAAAGCCTACCGTCTCTTGGGGTTGCCCACATCCTGGCTGGTGGATGCCGACGGTGTCATTCAAATGGTCTGGACGGGGCAAGTCACCAAAGAGATGATTGAGGCGCATTGGAGCCTTGTCCAGTAA
- a CDS encoding RNA methyltransferase, producing the protein MQAEIRHCRQCNLRYPWHERQPHRETCPRCGAPTIRLAAWDTAPHAPPPTEPLPPRTVALVLDNLRSAWNVGALFRTADGLGVAHLYLCGITPTPEQANVRKTALGAETSVPWSYAPNTAEVLHTLRQSGWTIWALEQTPTARSLRGLQPPDKPLALVVGNEVSGVGHDLFPLCEQVVYVPMQGVKRSLNVEVAAAIALWHLLGMP; encoded by the coding sequence ATGCAAGCCGAAATTCGCCATTGCCGACAATGCAACCTGCGCTATCCCTGGCATGAACGCCAACCACATCGCGAAACGTGCCCCCGCTGTGGCGCGCCGACTATCCGCCTGGCGGCGTGGGATACCGCTCCCCATGCCCCGCCCCCGACGGAACCGTTGCCCCCGCGCACAGTGGCGCTCGTGCTCGACAACCTGCGCTCGGCGTGGAACGTGGGGGCGCTATTTCGCACCGCCGACGGGCTGGGCGTGGCGCATCTCTACCTGTGCGGCATTACCCCCACGCCCGAACAAGCCAACGTCCGCAAAACAGCGCTGGGCGCCGAAACCAGCGTCCCGTGGTCGTATGCCCCGAACACGGCGGAGGTGTTGCACACCTTGCGGCAAAGCGGCTGGACGATTTGGGCGCTTGAACAGACGCCTACCGCCCGCTCGCTTCGTGGGTTGCAGCCGCCGGACAAGCCGCTGGCGTTGGTGGTTGGCAACGAAGTGAGCGGCGTTGGGCATGACCTGTTTCCGCTCTGCGAGCAAGTGGTCTATGTGCCTATGCAGGGCGTCAAGCGCTCGCTCAACGTTGAAGTGGCGGCGGCGATTGCCCTCTGGCATTTGCTGGGTATGCCCTAA
- a CDS encoding isoamylase early set domain-containing protein, protein MPRKTYSKTGAKCRVTFEVPADAAASHAVLLADFNEWQPLELTRRKDGRFSVTVSLESGRAYQYRFLLDGERWYDDPTADEFTPNTFGSQNAVVRV, encoded by the coding sequence ATGCCCCGAAAAACCTACTCCAAAACCGGCGCAAAGTGCCGCGTCACGTTTGAAGTCCCCGCCGACGCCGCCGCATCGCACGCCGTGCTCCTCGCCGACTTCAACGAGTGGCAGCCGCTTGAACTGACGCGCCGCAAAGACGGTCGCTTTTCCGTCACGGTGTCGCTGGAAAGCGGGCGCGCCTATCAGTACCGCTTCTTGCTCGACGGCGAGCGCTGGTACGACGACCCGACCGCCGACGAGTTCACGCCCAACACGTTCGGTTCGCAAAACGCCGTCGTGCGCGTGTAG
- a CDS encoding ABC transporter ATP-binding protein — protein MLELRNVHSYYGAIHALKGISLTVDRGEIVTLIGSNGAGKTTTIRTISGILHPREGQVILEGRDISHTPAYEIVKLGVAQSPEGRRIFPRLTVLENLEMGAYTRNDPQGIAEDLERVFELFPRLKERRNQQGGTLSGGEQQMLAIGRALMARPKLLLLDEPSMGLAPVLVETIFETIVEINKQGTTILLVEQNALMALEVAHRGYVLQTGQIVLEGPAQELAASEMVRKAYLGEE, from the coding sequence ATGCTCGAACTGCGCAATGTGCATTCCTACTACGGCGCTATCCACGCGCTCAAAGGCATTTCGCTCACGGTAGACCGTGGCGAAATCGTCACGCTGATTGGCTCGAACGGTGCGGGGAAAACGACCACCATTCGCACTATCAGCGGCATCTTGCATCCGCGCGAGGGGCAAGTCATCCTCGAAGGGCGCGACATCTCGCACACGCCCGCCTACGAAATCGTGAAATTGGGTGTGGCGCAATCGCCCGAAGGGCGGCGCATCTTCCCCCGCCTGACCGTGCTCGAAAACCTGGAAATGGGTGCGTACACGCGCAACGACCCCCAGGGAATCGCCGAAGACCTGGAACGGGTGTTTGAGTTGTTCCCACGTCTGAAAGAACGCCGCAACCAGCAAGGCGGGACCCTTTCGGGGGGTGAGCAGCAAATGCTCGCCATTGGGCGGGCGCTCATGGCGCGCCCCAAATTGCTCCTGCTCGACGAGCCGAGCATGGGGCTGGCGCCTGTGTTGGTGGAAACCATCTTCGAGACGATTGTCGAAATCAACAAGCAGGGAACCACCATTTTGCTTGTCGAACAGAACGCCCTCATGGCGCTGGAAGTGGCGCATCGGGGCTATGTGTTGCAAACCGGGCAAATCGTGCTCGAAGGTCCCGCACAGGAGTTAGCCGCCAGCGAAATGGTGCGTAAAGCCTATCTGGGCGAGGAATAG
- a CDS encoding ABC transporter ATP-binding protein: MALLEARGITKRFGGLTAVDSVDFEMEPGMIASVIGPNGAGKTTFFNMITGFYRPTEGRIFFDGKDITGKRPNQVTAMGIARTFQNIRLFANMSALDNVLVGMNCRMRQTWYHAILRLPSMVQEERQAHRKALELLEYVGLRDRANEAARNLPYGDQRRLEIARALATEPKLLLLDEPTAGMNPNETLQMTRFIQQLRDDLGLSILLIEHDMKVVMGISDRVTVLDYGKKIAEGSPRDIQRNPRVIEAYLGRRAAEAFAQAHADEEGEG; this comes from the coding sequence ATGGCGCTTTTGGAAGCACGGGGAATTACCAAACGCTTTGGCGGGTTGACCGCCGTGGATAGCGTAGATTTTGAGATGGAACCCGGCATGATTGCGAGCGTAATTGGCCCCAACGGTGCCGGTAAAACCACCTTTTTCAACATGATTACGGGCTTCTACCGCCCGACCGAAGGGCGCATCTTCTTCGATGGCAAGGACATCACAGGCAAGCGCCCCAACCAGGTGACGGCGATGGGCATCGCGCGCACGTTTCAGAACATTCGCCTCTTTGCGAACATGTCCGCGCTCGACAATGTGCTGGTGGGCATGAACTGCCGCATGCGCCAAACCTGGTATCACGCCATCTTGCGCTTGCCTTCGATGGTGCAAGAAGAGCGCCAAGCCCACCGCAAAGCGCTCGAACTGCTCGAATACGTGGGCTTGCGTGACCGCGCCAACGAAGCCGCCCGCAACCTGCCCTATGGCGATCAGCGCCGCCTGGAAATTGCGCGCGCGCTGGCGACCGAACCCAAACTGCTCTTGCTGGACGAACCAACCGCGGGCATGAACCCCAACGAAACCTTGCAGATGACGCGCTTCATCCAGCAGTTGCGCGACGATTTGGGGCTGAGCATTCTGCTCATCGAGCACGATATGAAGGTTGTGATGGGCATTTCCGATCGTGTGACCGTGCTGGACTACGGGAAGAAGATTGCCGAAGGCTCACCCCGCGACATCCAGCGCAACCCGCGCGTGATTGAAGCCTACCTGGGGCGGCGGGCGGCGGAAGCATTTGCCCAGGCGCACGCGGACGAAGAGGGCGAAGGCTAA